One Pseudodesulfovibrio cashew DNA window includes the following coding sequences:
- the ilvC gene encoding ketol-acid reductoisomerase — protein sequence MSEIEFEKIYRDEDVDLSILEGKTIAVIGYGSQGRAQSMNMRESGMNIIVGAGDRTRHSSWDKAEADGFTVYPIEEAVEKADIVHILLQDPAQPSVYYESIHGHLKPGQTLSFAHGFAVLYGTIKPPKDIDVVLFVPNGPGPVTRQKFKDGSGIWGCVSVDQDVSGNARETALAISKAVGSTRVGVVDMTFQHETEGDNYEEQVLYGGTIHLMRTMYNIMVKNGYPRSFAYAKAIRSIRSIIDDIDAVGIEAYLTSRASRTCEFAVRHSGPRVINEEAMQEIFEETERGIFARNWLQEFSLGMPTLNRMRRTWADSDMEQTGEIWREKFGK from the coding sequence ATGAGCGAAATCGAATTCGAGAAAATCTACCGTGACGAGGACGTGGACCTGAGCATCCTGGAAGGCAAGACCATCGCCGTCATCGGCTACGGCAGTCAGGGCCGCGCCCAGTCCATGAACATGCGCGAGTCCGGCATGAACATCATCGTCGGCGCGGGCGACCGCACCCGCCACTCCAGCTGGGACAAGGCCGAGGCCGACGGCTTCACGGTCTATCCCATCGAGGAAGCCGTGGAAAAGGCGGACATCGTCCACATCCTGCTCCAGGACCCGGCCCAGCCCTCGGTCTACTACGAGTCCATCCACGGCCACCTCAAGCCCGGCCAGACCCTGAGTTTCGCCCATGGCTTCGCCGTGCTCTACGGCACCATCAAGCCGCCCAAGGACATCGACGTGGTCCTGTTCGTGCCCAACGGCCCCGGCCCGGTCACCCGCCAGAAGTTCAAGGACGGCTCCGGCATCTGGGGCTGTGTCAGCGTGGACCAGGACGTCAGCGGCAACGCCCGTGAGACCGCCCTGGCCATCTCCAAGGCCGTGGGCTCCACCCGTGTCGGCGTGGTGGACATGACCTTTCAGCACGAAACCGAGGGCGACAACTACGAGGAGCAGGTGCTGTACGGCGGAACCATCCACCTGATGCGCACCATGTACAACATCATGGTCAAGAACGGGTACCCCCGCTCCTTTGCCTACGCCAAGGCGATCCGCTCCATCCGCTCCATCATCGACGATATCGACGCCGTGGGCATCGAGGCGTATCTTACCTCCCGGGCGAGCCGAACCTGCGAGTTCGCGGTGCGCCACAGCGGCCCCCGCGTCATCAACGAGGAGGCCATGCAGGAGATCTTCGAGGAAACCGAGCGCGGCATCTTCGCCCGCAACTGGCTCCAGGAGTTCTCCCTGGGCATGCCGACCCTGAACCGCATGCGCCGCACCTGGGCCGACTCCGACATGGAGCAGACCGGCGAAATCTGGCGCGAGAAGTTCGGCAAATAG
- a CDS encoding Zn-dependent hydrolase, translating to MNAIHTNPERLERFLTEIAAFGATANGGVTRLALSDEDRDARDRLREWFEEAGCETRIDRMGNMFFIRPGRNRALAPVMTGSHCDSQPQGGRFDGILGIIGGLEAVCALNDAGVTLERDLIVVNWTNEEGSRFTPGTTGSGVFAGKLDREAMYGLTDRDGLTFGAELERIGYKGGDDFDPRPLHANFEYHIEQGPVLERRGKTIGVPKGIVCLRWYDVEIQGVPNHAGPTPMDERQDAIYAFSRMAGRVFDIGLASDGVVATVGEVHPSPNSRNVIAGHVHFTIDIRGWDETETDRVCEEIEAAIRANAEATGCTVEIRQTWAVERAPFHPELVSLIHEVAGELDLPALDMVSGASHDTVYINQFAPSAMIFVPSIGGRSHAEVEETSWADCAAGADVLLNCILKTANDPESVTYAAPE from the coding sequence ATGAACGCGATACACACCAACCCCGAGCGGCTGGAGCGGTTTCTGACGGAGATCGCGGCTTTCGGGGCCACGGCCAACGGCGGGGTGACCCGTTTGGCATTGAGCGACGAGGACCGCGACGCGCGGGACCGGCTCAGGGAGTGGTTCGAGGAAGCGGGGTGCGAGACCCGGATCGACCGCATGGGCAACATGTTTTTCATTCGGCCGGGCAGAAACCGTGCCCTGGCGCCGGTCATGACCGGGTCCCATTGCGACTCGCAGCCGCAGGGGGGGCGTTTCGACGGCATCCTCGGCATCATCGGCGGGCTGGAGGCGGTCTGCGCCCTGAATGATGCGGGCGTGACCCTGGAGCGGGACCTCATCGTGGTCAACTGGACCAACGAGGAAGGCAGCCGCTTCACTCCCGGCACCACGGGCTCGGGCGTGTTCGCGGGCAAGCTGGACCGCGAGGCCATGTACGGCCTGACCGACCGCGACGGCCTGACCTTCGGGGCGGAGCTGGAGCGCATCGGCTACAAGGGCGGGGACGACTTCGACCCGAGGCCGTTGCACGCCAATTTCGAATACCACATCGAGCAGGGACCAGTGCTGGAGCGCCGGGGCAAGACCATCGGCGTGCCCAAGGGCATCGTCTGCCTGCGCTGGTACGACGTGGAGATCCAGGGCGTGCCCAACCACGCCGGGCCCACGCCCATGGACGAGCGTCAGGACGCCATCTACGCCTTCTCGCGCATGGCCGGGCGGGTCTTCGACATCGGTCTGGCCTCGGACGGCGTGGTCGCCACCGTGGGCGAGGTGCACCCCTCCCCCAACTCGCGCAACGTCATCGCGGGCCACGTCCATTTCACCATCGACATCCGGGGCTGGGACGAAACCGAGACCGACCGCGTCTGCGAGGAGATCGAGGCGGCCATCCGGGCCAACGCCGAGGCCACGGGCTGCACCGTGGAGATCCGCCAGACCTGGGCCGTGGAGCGCGCCCCGTTCCACCCGGAGCTGGTCTCCCTGATCCACGAGGTCGCAGGGGAGCTGGACCTGCCCGCGCTGGACATGGTCTCCGGGGCGTCCCACGACACCGTGTACATCAACCAGTTCGCCCCCAGCGCCATGATATTCGTGCCCAGCATCGGCGGCCGCAGCCACGCCGAGGTCGAGGAGACCTCCTGGGCCGACTGCGCCGCAGGGGCCGACGTGCTCCTCAACTGCATCCTCAAGACCGCCAACGATCCCGAGAGCGTGACCTACGCCGCTCCGGAGTAA